GCTCGAAGGTCAGGAGCGCTCCTCGTATTCCCGATCGAGCATCTCCCACAGGTCGTCCTGCGAGATCCCGAGAGACGACGCATCCCGGACGACCTCGCGCAGCCGCGTCCCGAACGCTTCACGCCGGCCCGCAGACGAGACCTCCGCCACGCCGCTCGCAACCACCGTCCCGACCCCGGGCCGACTCTCTATAAACCCGTCGCGCTGCAACTCACCGTACGCCTTGACGATCGTATTAGGCGCGATCGAAAGCTCCCCCGCCAACGCCCGGACCGTCGGCAACCTGTCCCCCGCACCGAGCGCACCGACCTCAACCGACCGCCGGACCTGAGCGGCCAGCTGCACATATATGGGAACCCCGCTCTTCCCGTCCACCTCGAAGGATACCGCCATGCCAGACCCCTTCCCCGCACAGACATCAGACCAACACGTTTTGAGTCAATGTTTTGTTTATATAGAACAATATTACAGCAAAGAGCTTTTCGTGTCAAGGGAGTTTACGGCATCCAGACGTGGAAGTTCTCTTCGACGGTAAGGGAGGTAAAGACGACCTTTTTTATACCGAAGCGCCAGAGTTCGCGGGCTATCACGGCGGCTGCGGACATCTGCGGGCCGGGGGTAACCCCGGTCAGGAGAACGGCCGGGCGGGTTTCTTCGGGGAGGTTGGCGAGCGAGCCGTCTTTGAGGGAGCGGGCGATCGCGCGGGCCGTGATGCTCTGTCCGGGTCCGACCCCGGTCTGGACGGAGAAGAGTTCGGGGCGGTGAACGAACTCTTCGGTTACGGGTTTGCCGAGGGCGCCGATGCCGGCGACCGCGACGACAAGGTCCGTTTCTTCCGGCAGGACGGGTTCGTGGTCGGCGGTTCCCTTCACCGACTTGCCGCGAGCGCCGTCGGCTTCGATCAGGACAACGTCGGCCACCTTGCA
This sequence is a window from Rubrobacter indicoceani. Protein-coding genes within it:
- a CDS encoding GntR family transcriptional regulator: MAVSFEVDGKSGVPIYVQLAAQVRRSVEVGALGAGDRLPTVRALAGELSIAPNTIVKAYGELQRDGFIESRPGVGTVVASGVAEVSSAGRREAFGTRLREVVRDASSLGISQDDLWEMLDREYEERS
- the yqeC gene encoding selenium cofactor biosynthesis protein YqeC translates to MRLCDALGISRGETVAFVGAGGKSSTIRVTAGELAGSGLKVIVLPTTKMTVAQADSVGPVVLSTDGRQRASQAETELESGGPVVVGSELTSKERIDGVPPDEVSLLCKVADVVLIEADGARGKSVKGTADHEPVLPEETDLVVAVAGIGALGKPVTEEFVHRPELFSVQTGVGPGQSITARAIARSLKDGSLANLPEETRPAVLLTGVTPGPQMSAAAVIARELWRFGIKKVVFTSLTVEENFHVWMP